GCTTAATAATGACCCATCTGGAAAAAACAAGCTAGTTCTTTCtcagacttgtgaagctgctgaTCCCCTTCCAGTGCTGCCCAGTGGCTGTGTATGGCATCCAAGCAAAGATGTCTTGGTCATCCTTACAAAGCGTGATCTTTCTGTTTTACATTCTGTGACTTGTAATAGTGATAGTGTAAAAGCAGATATTAAAGGCTGTGGTGTCATTCACTGTGCATGCTGGACTAAAGATGGTGGCTGTGTGGTGGCAGCTATCGACAGTGCGCTTCACTCTTACACATGGAATGATGACCTAAAAATCTTAAATCCTTGTTACTTTTGTCCTGTTTTTGAGATTAATGGCACAATTAATGCTATTCAGCCTATCATGGACAACCAAGTTGTTGTAACGACAGGAATCTCAACAGATAACCTTCATTGTTGGAACAAGTATACCCCACCGGACAGCTCAGCCTTACTGTCCTCATTGCTTGTGCTACATGAAGAGGTTTCCCAGAATAACAGAAGGATATCCATAGATTCAGGAAGATCGGAACCAaatgacttgataaagacctcttCACTTCTTCCAGCAGATCTTTCTCAGATCCTTGCAAGACATCGTAACTCTGACCCCAGTCATCTTTTTCAATTTAGACACAAGTACTTCTCAGCTGAAGCTAGACACAGTATACCAAGCCTCATCATTGTATGTTTCGAGAAGAATTCCACCACTACCAGAAAAATATCCATCCCAGGTATTTCAACCCCTGATATATTAGTTGTTGATTCTCAAGCTAAAAGAGTAATTGTAGCATCAAACACATCAAATCTTATTTTGGTGTATCCAATCAATCCATCAAATATGTCTGGCATTCAAGAACTGAAACTGGGAGAAAAAGAAAGAGCCAAAGGAATCTGTTTTCTCACGGATTCAACATTACTGGTCTTGGTTGGAAGGCAAAAGACAAATGATGTGACATTTCTGCCTTTATCGAGCTATGAAAAATATATGGTTCATTTGATTACCAAAAAAATAATGACTACAGAATCTAATTTGTCAGTGCTTAAAGGTGGTCAGAATATAATGTTAGATTGCATTTCTAGCTTCTGCACACCAGAAAACAAACCATTTTGTGACCATAATAATAGTTTTAGCAAGGAGCTCTTGATGCCAAACAGTATTGGTGTTCAAGCTCTGCATGAACCAAAAAAAGAGGCAGAAATTATTAGCTGTGAACATTCTCCATCTTTGGATCTGGAAGACCGACAGAATATTGATATTGAATCA
This region of Pelobates fuscus isolate aPelFus1 chromosome 2, aPelFus1.pri, whole genome shotgun sequence genomic DNA includes:
- the LOC134586536 gene encoding WD repeat and coiled-coil-containing protein-like → MDLGKAKLSKTGLNTLFQAIHPLHGLAWTDGRQVVLTALHLDNEEPQFGNSVVIGQFEHVHGLYWGPAIGSDIPALLAIQHKKHVSIWKLNNDPSGKNKLVLSQTCEAADPLPVLPSGCVWHPSKDVLVILTKRDLSVLHSVTCNSDSVKADIKGCGVIHCACWTKDGGCVVAAIDSALHSYTWNDDLKILNPCYFCPVFEINGTINAIQPIMDNQVVVTTGISTDNLHCWNKYTPPDSSALLSSLLVLHEEVSQNNRRISIDSGRSEPNDLIKTSSLLPADLSQILARHRNSDPSHLFQFRHKYFSAEARHSIPSLIIVCFEKNSTTTRKISIPGISTPDILVVDSQAKRVIVASNTSNLILVYPINPSNMSGIQELKLGEKERAKGICFLTDSTLLVLVGRQKTNDVTFLPLSSYEKYMVHLITKKIMTTESNLSVLKGGQNIMLDCISSFCTPENKPFCDHNNSFSKELLMPNSIGVQALHEPKKEAEIISCEHSPSLDLEDRQNIDIESSTHITSTLHPNSRKLCRMFSQDLDGHQKPSNPTEHHPSTSNIGELVSFRQNLGNKESIFTDSHFCLSEGKELLNNQTQLLPYPYCEDPEYVSVVCTNSSGDGTDEKRCILLCHGKLQLRTLHHCFHLTNMEMKCGSRWITLTEDGEGFVPLIFRSKQEVIIRDASLKS